AGTTCCATACATATATAAGTCTGCTTCTTCAGTATTAGCGCTATTAAGTACCTCAAATCGATTTTGATTTTCGGAATTTCCGTTACTGTCATTCTCATCACCTCCCCCTAATGCTGCTGCATTTTCAACTGATTCATAGTTTTTCGTAACATACCGTTTATTTGCCCATTCCTCATTAATTGGTTCACGTCCTAACATCCGTAAAATATCATTAATTGAATTTGCACCAATTCTAAAGAACACATCACAAGCACTTGCTAGTTGTGTAATATCTACATATTTAATACGACTCGTATCTACTTTTAAATATGTTCGTTCTAAGTACTCTTCCTTCTTATAAAACTTACGATTTATTTCATCTGCAATAAGTTCTACAAGCGGATTAATACAGAACATAAGGAAATTATCTGTTTGCTTGGAGACATCGACAACATCACCTTTTAACATTCCTTTTGGTACATGAAAAGCCATTGAAACAAAATCAATAATGTCATCAACAAGTGCTTTAATATCTCGACTATCTAATTTGTTTCCTTTGGAAGTGTTACTAAAATTCTCTAATGTATATCCATCTTGTAATTGGAACACAGCACCTGCATTATCCGCTTCAAAAAACGCTTTAAACTGTTCATTGAACATTGCATCCATTTGTTGTTGCATTTCTGGTGTTTGCGCTCTTAAAAATTCACCTTTCACCACAACACGCATTGCATTAGAACGCTTATAAATACTTGTAGC
This sequence is a window from Bacillus pseudomycoides DSM 12442. Protein-coding genes within it:
- a CDS encoding phage portal protein, giving the protein MGLIDWIGGWFGKRSRADLKSCFYEASIDYFFKKLAVNTCVDLIANTLVRCEFQTFEKGIEVRKGNHYLFNVQPNQNQNASQFMHSLVSHLIYDNECLVIMHNDQLYIADSFSKEEFALKENIYKGVTVKNFTFTEKVFKESEVFYFQLNDENIMNVIDGLYSSWGKLITSATSIYKRSNAMRVVVKGEFLRAQTPEMQQQMDAMFNEQFKAFFEADNAGAVFQLQDGYTLENFSNTSKGNKLDSRDIKALVDDIIDFVSMAFHVPKGMLKGDVVDVSKQTDNFLMFCINPLVELIADEINRKFYKKEEYLERTYLKVDTSRIKYVDITQLASACDVFFRIGANSINDILRMLGREPINEEWANKRYVTKNYESVENAAALGGGDENDSNGNSENQNRFEVLNSANTEEADLYMYGTISAYSWYEGISSSKVREQLKNITAKTIYTFV